The DNA sequence ACCGTTGGCCGGACGCATACCCGGGCTGGCTCTCATCAAACACACTGGTAGACGCTCCGGACGGCGTTTCGAGACGCCGGTGACGGCGTACCGCAAGGGCAACGAGGTGGCGATCGTGCTGGGCCACGGGATGACCGACTGGGCGAGGAATGCACAGGCCGCGGGCGGCGCGGATCTCAAGCTGTTCCGTGACGAAGTGCACATCGTCAACCCGCGGATCGTCCCGAACGGCCGCGACGTCGCGGCCCTGCCGGGCTACGCACGCCGTCAGGCCCGCAATCTCGCGGTGTTCGTCGCCGACGTCGGTTGACCGACCGCGCCGCCGATCGGCCGTAGCAACGCCCGCGCGGCGGGGGCGAACGGCGCCGGAGCAATCGCCGCGACACTACCGAGGCTGTCGGCTGCTTCGGCTTTTCGGGGTGTTCAGCGTGATTCTGTTCTGAACGGCGACAAATGCCTACAAATCAGCCCGAACAATGAAGATCTTGATCGCCAATTCGTTCCGAATGCAACAATAGACAACAAGAATGGCAAATCGATCTTGAGAAACAAGATCGACACTGGGAACACGTCATAACTTTTTTTCCTGGACTTCTATGCCGTTCTTACGCTTTTTGTTATGTTGCTCTCAGCTTGTCGGGAATGGCGAGCAAATCTGCTGGGGTGGGATCAAGATCGGGGGGTTCGTCGGTTCACCTCGTGTCTCATCGACACGATTCCGGGGCGGTCGGCTGGAGAATTCGGGCGACTTCTATGCCCTCAGCATGTCCGAATGACGATTATGCGCAGGTTGCGACGCAATGATGCGCGGGCAACAACAGGAGATCCAATGAGTTCTGCAACGACACGAGGTCGGCATCGCGCAGAGGCACCAGCTAAAGGCGTGGTGGTCAAGCGGGCCGCAGGTGGCGCCATGCTCGGTGCGGCCGTCACGGTCGGGTTCATCGGTCTCGGCGCGGGCACCGCGTCAGCCGACGCCGATCCGGCGACCGATTGCGTCAGTGTGCCGCCGGGAGCCGACTGTGTGACGGCACTGTTCGACCTTCCCGACGCCGGTGCCCTCGCCATCGGCCCCTCGGCTGTGTTCGCGTTCGACCCCACCCTGATACTCGACAACCCCTTCTTCGGCAGCCCGCTCGTCTACGTCTTCAGCGGCGGCCTCGTCGGCAACGGCTTCCTGCCCGGAATGGACGGTGGCCTGCTGATCGGGAACGGTGCCGACGGCAGCGCGCTCCCCGGTCAGAACCCGAACGGCGGCAACGGCGGCCTGTTCTTCGGCAGCGGCGGTGACGGCGCGGACGCTCTCG is a window from the Mycolicibacterium litorale genome containing:
- a CDS encoding nitroreductase family deazaflavin-dependent oxidoreductase, with protein sequence MSELPKMFPEWLDRLQVKYFNPVVRPLAGRIPGLALIKHTGRRSGRRFETPVTAYRKGNEVAIVLGHGMTDWARNAQAAGGADLKLFRDEVHIVNPRIVPNGRDVAALPGYARRQARNLAVFVADVG